Proteins found in one Clostridium kluyveri DSM 555 genomic segment:
- a CDS encoding sensor histidine kinase, with protein MILYYENPEIKRSSCIILILAMVFIAVNSFILHRGYEMVKKDYINNNAALIGKIVRIHPELEDEVVPVITKESSLKDVEFGIKILNKYDYKENLNINLLPGLKEDYSTLSKSMLFSMACFFVIVFLINSMEYVKMYRKLESLMFAAKNVIDYNFDVGIYENTEGIFARLAHTFNNMRTILKNNLIQIQKEKNFLINTLSDISHQIKTPISSLIIYNDILLNRKINEEKKIEFLRISQNQLNRIQWLVKSLLQLARLDVGAVRFEIKSNDINKTVTASIESLKIKSESADVKVEFYPEENEIMVNHDPNWINEAIINIIKNAIEHTKPGGKVQVFTEKSQVCSRIMVKDNGEGIHREEIKHIFERFYKGRTNRSEESIGIGLALSKSIIEGNQGMINVKSKIGKGTTFEVVFLNRFI; from the coding sequence ATGATTTTGTATTATGAAAATCCGGAAATTAAGAGGAGTTCATGCATTATATTGATTCTGGCAATGGTATTTATAGCAGTGAACTCTTTTATTCTCCATAGAGGTTATGAAATGGTGAAAAAAGATTATATAAATAACAATGCAGCTTTAATAGGAAAAATAGTAAGAATTCACCCCGAACTTGAGGATGAAGTGGTGCCCGTAATAACAAAGGAAAGCAGCTTAAAAGATGTTGAATTTGGAATAAAAATACTGAATAAGTATGATTATAAGGAAAATTTAAATATAAACTTATTACCTGGATTAAAAGAGGATTATAGTACTTTGAGTAAATCTATGCTTTTTTCTATGGCATGTTTTTTTGTAATTGTATTTTTAATAAATAGCATGGAATATGTAAAAATGTATAGAAAGCTGGAGAGTCTTATGTTTGCAGCAAAAAATGTAATAGATTACAATTTTGATGTAGGTATTTATGAAAATACTGAGGGTATATTTGCAAGGCTTGCTCATACATTTAACAATATGAGAACTATTTTAAAAAATAACTTAATTCAAATTCAGAAAGAAAAAAATTTTCTAATAAACACCCTGTCAGATATATCCCACCAGATAAAAACTCCTATTTCTTCTTTGATAATATATAATGACATACTTTTAAATAGAAAAATAAATGAAGAAAAGAAAATTGAATTTTTAAGGATTAGCCAGAATCAGCTAAATAGAATTCAGTGGCTTGTAAAGAGTTTGCTTCAACTTGCAAGACTTGATGTAGGAGCAGTAAGATTTGAAATAAAAAGTAATGATATAAATAAAACTGTAACAGCTTCTATAGAATCACTTAAAATAAAGTCAGAAAGTGCAGATGTTAAAGTTGAATTTTATCCTGAAGAGAATGAAATTATGGTTAATCATGATCCAAATTGGATAAATGAAGCTATTATAAATATAATTAAGAATGCCATTGAGCACACTAAACCAGGTGGGAAAGTTCAGGTATTTACGGAGAAATCTCAGGTATGTTCTAGAATAATGGTTAAGGACAATGGCGAAGGAATACACAGGGAAGAAATTAAACATATATTTGAGAGATTTTATAAGGGAAGAACAAATAGAAGTGAAGAATCTATTGGAATTGGGCTGGCACTTTCAAAATCCATAATTGAAGGAAATCAGGGCATGATTAATGTAAAAAGTAAAATAGGTAAAGGAACTACCTTTGAGGTTGTTTTTTTAAATAGGTTCATTTGA
- a CDS encoding ABC transporter ATP-binding protein: MGDILKVENLTKIYGEGENMVEALKNVSFTVNRGEFIAIMGASGSGKSTLLHTIGGLDRPTSGKVYVDGEDIYKLNEQKLAIFRRRNIGFVFQFFNLIPVLDVEENISLPALLDKEKVDKNYLNEVIGMLGLKDRIKHLPSQLSGGQQQRVSIGRAFINKPALILADEPTGNLDSKNGREVIELLKLSSKKYNQTLIVITHDMNVAEQAEKIITISDGEIKWNE, translated from the coding sequence ATGGGTGATATATTGAAAGTTGAAAATTTAACAAAAATCTATGGTGAAGGAGAAAACATGGTAGAGGCATTAAAAAATGTATCCTTTACTGTAAATAGAGGTGAATTTATAGCAATAATGGGAGCTTCCGGTTCCGGTAAAAGCACCCTTCTCCACACCATAGGTGGACTTGATAGGCCCACATCTGGCAAGGTGTATGTTGATGGTGAGGATATATATAAACTAAATGAACAAAAGTTGGCTATATTCAGAAGGAGAAATATTGGCTTTGTATTTCAATTCTTTAACCTTATACCGGTTTTAGATGTGGAGGAAAATATATCTCTTCCTGCACTTTTAGATAAGGAAAAAGTGGATAAGAATTATTTAAATGAAGTAATAGGTATGCTGGGATTGAAAGATAGGATAAAGCACCTTCCATCCCAGCTTTCGGGAGGTCAGCAGCAGAGGGTATCCATTGGCAGGGCTTTTATAAATAAACCTGCTTTGATTCTGGCAGATGAACCTACTGGAAATTTAGACAGTAAAAATGGCAGAGAAGTTATAGAACTTTTAAAATTGTCCTCTAAAAAATATAATCAAACTTTGATTGTTATAACCCATGATATGAATGTAGCTGAGCAAGCAGAAAAGATAATTACCATAAGTGATGGGGAGATAAAATGGAATGAGTAA
- a CDS encoding RsiV family protein codes for MIYFRYPHKYKYPFEIEEPYYRNDTYKEDLKKSIKLKEQKLAPDNFSIQYPFIDPSNCKGSGVDKVNNEIINQVSELFKKQVLQIGVVDFNEVLGNYEVMLNKNGILSILFSMYTYVNRAAHGITLYSSMTANVKTGQIYSFSDLFNSKVYYKGFLDPLAKKYIKENNITLINEYNGITENQQFYLTPNSLVLYYQIYEYTPYYYGLFKIEIPYEKIVNILNPVGPINKLI; via the coding sequence ATGATTTACTTTAGGTATCCTCATAAATATAAATATCCTTTTGAAATTGAAGAGCCTTATTATCGTAATGATACTTACAAAGAAGATCTTAAAAAATCCATAAAACTGAAGGAACAAAAGCTTGCCCCTGATAATTTTAGCATACAATATCCATTTATAGACCCTTCAAATTGTAAAGGAAGTGGTGTGGATAAAGTTAATAATGAAATTATAAATCAGGTAAGTGAACTTTTTAAAAAGCAGGTGCTTCAAATCGGAGTTGTAGATTTTAATGAAGTACTTGGAAATTATGAAGTAATGTTAAATAAGAATGGGATTTTAAGCATATTATTTAGTATGTATACTTATGTAAATAGGGCCGCTCACGGTATTACTCTGTATTCTTCCATGACAGCCAATGTAAAAACTGGCCAAATTTATAGTTTCAGCGATCTTTTTAATAGCAAGGTATATTATAAAGGCTTTTTAGATCCTCTAGCAAAAAAATATATCAAAGAAAATAACATTACTTTAATTAATGAATATAACGGAATCACTGAAAATCAGCAATTTTATTTAACTCCTAATAGTCTAGTGCTTTATTATCAAATTTATGAATATACACCTTATTATTACGGACTGTTTAAAATAGAAATTCCATATGAGAAAATAGTAAATATATTAAATCCCGTTGGTCCCATAAATAAATTGATATAG
- a CDS encoding response regulator transcription factor yields the protein MSKILLLEDDKALALGIEFTLMDEGYDVVKCSYAREAVEAFNSEVFDILVLDIMLPDGNGYDVCKYVRKKSQVPVIFLTACDEEVNVVLGLDIGADDYITKPFRVKEFVSRIKAILRRTESNNYKPKIFRCKDIVLNAETLEAYKKGHDLALSMQEYKLLLLFMNNAQRVMSREEILDNLTDGSGEYFDTNTLSVYIKRIREKIEQDSSNPEYIKTKRGFGYQWDIKVERE from the coding sequence TTGAGTAAAATATTGCTTCTTGAGGATGATAAAGCACTGGCCCTTGGAATTGAATTTACACTTATGGATGAAGGATATGATGTTGTAAAATGCTCATATGCTCGGGAAGCAGTAGAGGCTTTCAATAGTGAAGTTTTTGATATTTTGGTGTTAGACATAATGCTTCCAGATGGAAATGGATATGATGTATGTAAATATGTACGTAAAAAAAGTCAGGTTCCAGTTATATTTCTAACTGCCTGTGATGAAGAAGTAAATGTAGTTTTAGGACTGGATATAGGAGCAGACGATTATATAACAAAACCCTTTAGGGTAAAGGAATTTGTATCTAGGATTAAAGCTATTTTAAGGAGAACAGAAAGTAATAATTATAAGCCTAAAATATTTAGATGCAAAGATATAGTTTTAAATGCAGAAACATTGGAAGCCTATAAAAAAGGACATGATTTAGCACTTTCCATGCAGGAATATAAGCTTCTTTTACTATTTATGAATAATGCCCAAAGGGTCATGAGTAGGGAAGAGATATTGGATAATTTAACTGATGGAAGCGGGGAGTATTTTGACACAAATACTCTTTCTGTGTATATAAAAAGGATAAGAGAAAAGATAGAACAGGATTCTTCAAATCCTGAGTACATAAAAACTAAAAGAGGCTTTGGGTACCAGTGGGATATAAAAGTTGAAAGGGAGTAA
- a CDS encoding PadR family transcriptional regulator encodes MISSDVIRGYNDIIILFMLLEDESYGYEISKNIRRLSEDKYIIKETTLYSTFNRLEKNKYIESFYKDETFGKRRTYYRITPLGRVYYKEKCREWDLTKEVINKFIKES; translated from the coding sequence TTGATAAGTAGTGATGTTATCCGGGGATATAATGATATAATCATTCTTTTTATGCTTTTAGAGGATGAATCTTATGGATATGAAATATCAAAAAATATCAGAAGGTTATCTGAGGATAAGTATATTATAAAAGAAACTACTCTTTATTCAACATTTAATCGACTTGAAAAAAATAAATATATAGAGTCTTTTTATAAGGATGAAACCTTTGGAAAAAGACGTACTTATTATAGAATTACTCCTCTTGGTCGAGTGTATTATAAAGAAAAGTGTCGGGAATGGGATTTGACAAAAGAAGTAATAAATAAATTTATCAAGGAGAGCTAA
- a CDS encoding helix-turn-helix domain-containing protein — protein MNFAMRLRELREENNLTQGAIASILNLTKANISKYELGRLQPNIETLKLLSDHFNVSIDYLIGVTNIKKVESNYLSRIPIFQITKNHPSLFIAENISGYEYFDKPEELSKNYFFFKIEDNSMSNARIFKDDLVCIYKQDHIEDNKLMLIQVKNMGIILRRVLKCGDSLIILPENHKYRPIALSKKDLEEDSFKVIGKAVYVKFYIHE, from the coding sequence ATGAATTTTGCAATGAGACTTAGAGAGCTTAGAGAAGAAAACAATTTAACCCAAGGAGCAATTGCTTCAATTTTAAATCTCACCAAAGCAAATATATCAAAATATGAACTTGGAAGACTACAACCTAATATTGAAACACTGAAGCTTTTATCAGATCATTTTAATGTTTCAATAGATTATCTAATTGGCGTAACAAACATAAAAAAAGTGGAATCCAATTACCTGTCAAGGATTCCTATATTTCAAATTACTAAAAATCATCCATCACTATTTATCGCTGAAAATATCAGCGGATATGAATATTTTGACAAGCCTGAAGAGCTTTCTAAAAATTACTTTTTCTTCAAAATTGAAGATAACAGCATGTCAAATGCCCGTATATTTAAAGATGATTTAGTGTGTATTTATAAACAGGATCATATAGAAGATAATAAATTAATGCTTATACAGGTTAAAAATATGGGTATTATACTAAGGAGAGTATTAAAATGTGGAGATAGCTTAATAATATTACCAGAAAATCATAAATATAGACCTATAGCCTTATCTAAAAAAGATCTAGAAGAAGATTCTTTCAAAGTTATTGGTAAGGCAGTTTATGTTAAATTTTATATACACGAATAG
- a CDS encoding MFS transporter codes for MNKTENQTYEKRWIILFTVISATFMATLDGSIVNVALPNMSDKLNVNMAQISWVVTSFLITISATILIFGRLGDIKGKTRVFKFGLVVFTLGSFLCGLTDSLPLLVAARVVQAIGAAATMATNQGIITQVFPKHERGRALGLIGTFVALGSMAGPPIGGLIVSAVSWEYIFLINVPIGIIVFIMAMKVLPKSHNVVEEKVDRKGSLLFTVFIVLLFGALLQGQSIGYNNPFVISAFIISFVSFVIFIIVENKIQVPLLELGIFKNSLFSISIICAFISFICIGASNIILPFYFQDVLKFSPAATGLFMMVSPVVLSIVAPISGYMSDKIGSEILTLIGLLLTSIGLFLISSLSEKSSLIILVVYIVVMTIGNGMFQSPNNSLVMSTVSKNKLGIAGSVNALIRNLGLVLGTAVATLLLYNRMSYRIGYRVVDYVKGRDDIFIYGMRWVYISAGILCLVGVAITALRFYRNKGDEIKLKMKKSKTSEDNAI; via the coding sequence TTGAATAAGACTGAAAATCAAACCTATGAAAAAAGATGGATAATTTTATTTACTGTTATTTCAGCTACTTTTATGGCCACGCTGGATGGAAGCATTGTAAATGTGGCCCTACCTAATATGTCAGATAAACTAAATGTTAATATGGCACAGATTTCATGGGTGGTTACTAGTTTCCTTATAACCATTTCAGCTACCATTTTAATATTTGGAAGACTGGGAGACATAAAAGGAAAAACGAGAGTATTTAAGTTTGGATTGGTGGTTTTCACATTAGGTTCTTTTTTATGTGGGCTCACGGATTCATTACCTTTACTTGTAGCCGCAAGAGTTGTACAGGCAATAGGAGCTGCTGCCACAATGGCCACCAATCAAGGAATTATAACTCAGGTTTTTCCAAAACATGAAAGGGGTAGAGCACTTGGGCTGATAGGAACTTTTGTTGCACTGGGTTCTATGGCAGGTCCACCTATTGGAGGACTAATTGTCTCTGCTGTAAGCTGGGAATATATATTTTTAATCAATGTGCCTATTGGGATAATTGTATTTATAATGGCAATGAAAGTACTACCAAAATCTCATAATGTAGTTGAGGAAAAAGTAGATAGAAAAGGCTCTCTTCTATTTACTGTATTTATAGTACTTTTGTTTGGAGCACTGCTTCAAGGCCAGAGCATAGGATACAATAATCCTTTTGTAATAAGTGCCTTTATTATTTCATTTGTATCCTTTGTAATATTTATTATTGTGGAAAATAAAATACAAGTTCCCCTGCTTGAACTTGGAATTTTTAAGAACAGCTTATTTTCTATAAGTATAATATGTGCCTTTATTTCTTTTATTTGTATTGGTGCTTCAAATATAATATTACCCTTTTATTTTCAGGATGTATTAAAATTTTCACCTGCTGCAACAGGACTATTTATGATGGTATCTCCTGTGGTATTATCTATAGTGGCTCCTATTAGCGGATATATGTCAGATAAGATTGGCTCGGAAATACTTACATTAATAGGTCTTTTGCTTACAAGCATAGGTCTATTTTTAATATCTAGTTTAAGTGAAAAATCTTCTCTAATTATTTTAGTAGTATATATAGTAGTTATGACTATAGGAAATGGAATGTTTCAATCCCCTAATAATTCACTGGTTATGTCAACTGTATCTAAAAATAAACTTGGTATAGCCGGAAGTGTAAATGCACTTATTAGAAATCTGGGGTTGGTTTTAGGTACAGCTGTTGCCACTTTACTTCTGTATAATAGAATGAGTTACAGGATTGGATATAGGGTAGTGGATTATGTTAAGGGCAGGGATGATATATTTATCTATGGAATGAGATGGGTATATATATCTGCTGGAATTTTATGTTTAGTGGGAGTTGCAATTACAGCTTTAAGGTTTTATCGAAATAAAGGAGATGAAATCAAACTTAAAATGAAAAAATCAAAAACATCGGAAGATAATGCAATTTGA
- a CDS encoding ABC transporter permease: MKSYKEITDKYLKHNEKRTVLTILGIILSVALITSVGLFIKSLQNSFIESTIKSEGGFHVKISDISDEGYNELKNNVKIDSIGIQENWFQCDANGGKKIEIDKFDKNSLELLPDYYKAIKGRLPQKEGEIAFENWIFKYMDNSPNIGDTVKLRTADGEVKNFKITGIIPNQIQTQYSGTALGMTYSNKFDIERSTIYMTIYKSAGIRDTVEELSKKFKENCISNKHLLDYLGEGSNDLNRSLYSTAAIVIVIIIMATIAVIYNSFQISVMERMKQFGLLRAVGATPSQIRKIVLREASIISIVGIPLGLLGGIFAMFVVSKVFSIMSDTLFGALKIVIPYYVLIISVLVGLAAVYVSAFIPAGSAGKVSPLAAISSRAYISREKINRNRGRILKNFLNVESVMAFKNIKRNRKKFRVTVFSMVISIALFIFFSSFISMMQNFTEAPSESDKMHFQVIGIIDKSGDSSLKTDIINKIKKNDFVDKAYISYGTYSSNIFISDDKRNSYIVKNAPEIYKKVNFENQDMNSLDTVIDIYDKDKMTSIKNYIKYGKMDTDYMKQENGVILVKNNIITVNKKYYNGPIVSLKVGDSFYINKNIIYKGMTGEDYTEENNGSNLANYNMVKVKVAAVVESEPYYFYNGDNRAFHIIMTKDVMKNITGKDTDNLPIKTADVTLKDEENEDKFNEFIQPLCDSNGAKLRDIVKINQSRRADSLQLLILMYGFIAVISFIGAVNIINTITTNLTLRRKEIASLNALGMTYENIRFMILTEGVLYGLYGAFYGGIVGSLISYALSFSMRKIMDFTWTIPWNMIFISAIAAILIGLISVIKPLSKIKKENIIDVIREED; the protein is encoded by the coding sequence ATGAAAAGCTATAAGGAAATAACAGATAAATATTTAAAACATAATGAAAAGAGAACAGTGCTTACTATTTTGGGAATAATACTTTCTGTAGCCCTAATAACCTCTGTAGGACTTTTTATAAAGAGCTTGCAAAATTCATTTATTGAAAGTACCATAAAATCAGAAGGTGGATTTCATGTTAAAATTTCAGATATAAGTGATGAGGGTTATAATGAATTAAAAAACAATGTTAAAATTGACAGCATAGGTATTCAGGAAAACTGGTTTCAATGTGATGCAAATGGAGGCAAAAAGATAGAAATTGATAAGTTCGATAAAAATTCTCTAGAGCTTTTGCCAGACTATTATAAAGCGATTAAAGGAAGGCTTCCACAGAAAGAAGGGGAAATAGCATTTGAGAATTGGATATTTAAATATATGGACAATTCTCCCAATATAGGTGATACTGTAAAATTAAGAACAGCTGATGGAGAGGTAAAAAATTTTAAAATTACAGGAATTATTCCAAATCAAATTCAAACTCAGTACAGTGGCACTGCTTTGGGAATGACCTATTCAAATAAATTTGATATAGAAAGATCAACAATATATATGACTATATATAAAAGTGCAGGAATACGTGATACCGTAGAAGAGTTAAGTAAGAAATTTAAGGAAAACTGCATAAGTAATAAGCATCTATTGGATTACTTAGGCGAAGGCAGCAATGATTTGAATAGAAGTCTGTATTCTACGGCAGCAATAGTAATAGTTATAATTATAATGGCTACTATAGCAGTTATATATAATTCATTTCAAATAAGTGTAATGGAGAGAATGAAACAATTTGGACTTTTGAGGGCCGTGGGAGCCACACCTTCCCAGATAAGAAAAATAGTTTTGAGAGAAGCTTCCATAATAAGTATTGTGGGGATTCCGCTGGGACTTCTAGGGGGAATATTTGCAATGTTTGTGGTAAGTAAAGTATTTAGCATAATGTCAGATACACTATTTGGGGCTTTAAAAATAGTAATTCCATATTATGTACTTATTATAAGTGTTCTGGTAGGATTAGCAGCTGTATATGTATCTGCATTTATTCCTGCAGGATCTGCAGGGAAAGTGTCACCTTTAGCTGCCATAAGCAGTAGGGCGTATATATCAAGGGAAAAGATAAATAGAAACAGGGGAAGAATACTTAAAAATTTTTTAAATGTGGAAAGTGTTATGGCATTTAAAAATATAAAAAGAAATAGGAAAAAGTTCAGGGTTACTGTTTTTTCCATGGTAATAAGTATAGCCTTATTTATATTTTTCTCCTCTTTTATAAGTATGATGCAAAATTTCACAGAAGCTCCGTCTGAAAGTGATAAAATGCATTTTCAGGTTATTGGTATAATTGATAAAAGTGGTGATAGCTCCCTTAAGACTGATATTATAAATAAAATAAAGAAAAATGATTTTGTAGATAAAGCATATATATCTTATGGAACCTATTCATCGAATATTTTTATTTCTGATGACAAAAGAAACAGCTATATAGTTAAAAACGCACCTGAAATATATAAAAAAGTAAATTTTGAAAATCAAGATATGAATTCTCTGGATACGGTTATTGACATATATGACAAGGATAAAATGACGAGTATTAAAAACTATATAAAATATGGTAAAATGGATACTGATTACATGAAACAGGAAAATGGAGTTATCCTAGTTAAAAATAATATAATAACTGTAAATAAAAAATATTATAATGGGCCAATTGTCAGTTTAAAAGTTGGTGACAGCTTTTATATAAATAAAAACATAATTTATAAGGGCATGACTGGTGAAGATTATACGGAAGAGAATAATGGTTCCAATTTAGCAAATTACAACATGGTTAAGGTTAAAGTGGCAGCTGTAGTGGAAAGTGAACCTTATTATTTTTATAATGGTGATAATAGGGCTTTCCATATAATAATGACAAAAGATGTTATGAAAAATATAACCGGAAAAGATACAGATAACCTCCCAATTAAAACAGCAGATGTAACATTGAAAGATGAGGAAAATGAGGATAAATTTAATGAATTCATACAGCCCTTATGTGATAGTAATGGGGCAAAATTAAGAGATATAGTTAAAATAAATCAGTCAAGGAGAGCGGATTCACTTCAGCTTTTAATTCTTATGTACGGTTTTATAGCTGTAATATCTTTCATAGGAGCCGTTAATATAATAAATACTATAACTACAAACTTGACTTTAAGAAGAAAAGAAATAGCCTCTTTAAATGCGCTTGGCATGACTTATGAAAATATAAGGTTTATGATTTTAACAGAAGGAGTTCTATATGGATTATATGGTGCTTTTTATGGAGGAATTGTAGGAAGCCTAATATCTTATGCATTGTCTTTTTCCATGAGGAAAATTATGGATTTTACATGGACTATCCCATGGAATATGATATTTATTAGTGCAATAGCTGCAATACTTATAGGACTCATATCTGTAATTAAACCTCTATCAAAGATTAAAAAAGAAAATATAATAGATGTCATAAGAGAAGAAGATTAG
- a CDS encoding radical SAM/SPASM domain-containing protein — MILKKFDKNCNFISIFNTKNGFYMRTGILDDRGKDTGIEAFQSSFPELIDIGIMGHCVHGKSGLCLKAGVQCYQDGMNIQDENMSLESYITIINEIKGKTFQVALGGRGDPNKHENFDEILKYTRINNIVPNYTTSGFLLNETEVELTKKYCGAVAVSWYFHEYTTKAIDMFIHSGMKVNIHYVLNNKSIEKALYMLDNNIFPKGINAVIFLLHKPVGMGREDKVLKYEDIPVKNFFSNIMSKKYPFKIGFDSCSVPALINFNSNFNIYSIDTCEAARWSMYITPDMKALPCSFDQELKWSVDLKSKSISDAWNSDIFESFRNKLKRSCPNCREKVNCMGGCPLCRSIILCNREEMYKL, encoded by the coding sequence ATGATATTAAAAAAGTTTGATAAAAATTGTAATTTTATTTCCATATTTAATACAAAAAATGGATTTTATATGAGAACAGGAATATTGGATGACAGGGGAAAAGACACCGGAATAGAAGCATTTCAATCTTCTTTTCCCGAACTTATAGATATAGGAATTATGGGCCATTGTGTTCATGGGAAATCTGGATTGTGCTTAAAGGCAGGAGTTCAATGCTATCAAGATGGTATGAATATACAGGATGAAAATATGAGTTTAGAAAGTTATATTACAATAATAAATGAAATAAAAGGAAAAACTTTTCAGGTAGCCCTTGGAGGAAGAGGTGATCCTAATAAACATGAAAATTTTGATGAAATATTAAAGTATACAAGGATAAATAATATTGTTCCCAATTACACTACCTCAGGATTTTTGTTAAATGAGACAGAAGTGGAATTAACAAAGAAATATTGTGGTGCAGTTGCAGTTTCGTGGTATTTTCACGAGTATACTACAAAGGCCATAGACATGTTTATACATTCTGGCATGAAAGTTAATATTCATTATGTATTGAATAATAAAAGTATTGAAAAAGCATTATACATGCTTGATAATAATATCTTTCCCAAAGGTATAAATGCAGTTATATTTTTGTTACATAAGCCTGTGGGCATGGGCAGAGAAGATAAAGTGTTAAAATATGAAGATATACCTGTGAAAAATTTCTTTAGTAATATAATGTCAAAAAAATATCCTTTCAAAATAGGCTTTGACAGCTGTAGTGTACCGGCATTAATAAATTTTAATAGTAATTTTAATATTTATAGTATTGATACCTGTGAAGCAGCTAGATGGTCAATGTATATTACCCCGGATATGAAAGCGCTGCCCTGTAGTTTTGATCAGGAATTAAAATGGTCTGTGGACTTAAAAAGTAAAAGTATAAGTGATGCCTGGAATAGTGATATATTTGAAAGTTTTAGAAATAAATTAAAAAGATCCTGTCCCAATTGTAGGGAAAAAGTTAATTGCATGGGAGGATGCCCATTATGCAGAAGTATTATATTGTGCAATAGAGAGGAAATGTATAAATTATGA